A window from Citrus sinensis cultivar Valencia sweet orange chromosome 3, DVS_A1.0, whole genome shotgun sequence encodes these proteins:
- the LOC102626196 gene encoding transcription factor MYB35-like, with the protein MGRPPCCDKLNVKKGIWSAEEDAKILAYVSKHGACNWTAVPKKAGLRRCGKSCRLRWTNYLRPDLKHESFTPQEEEMIIRLHAAIGSRWSIIAQQLPGRTDNDVKNYWNTKLRKKLTEMGIDPVTHKPFSQILADYGNIGGLPKSGTRIGCLNRDMSKNAFMMQKPEQHESPFQVFSNISSHLMTMVSPNVEPIKDTLLNHYNDHSNSMDLLAQLQAVRLVAEASNNNCATNANESISPPQIFFNEAGSLSSSSSSSSTCSTAGQEKSPLNFTWEDFLLDDDDAFLSADIPQAQEQEHDTHSMVEFSSKDFTNHTRNVMPQNQNNNETAITQVNNGVQRMDSGGPSYEFAAASSSFVEAMLDRENDMLLEFPNLLVLDEPHFYN; encoded by the exons ATGGGGAGGCCTCCTTGCTGCGACAAGCTGAATGTGAAGAAAGGTATTTGGAGTGCAGAGGAAGATGCAAAGATACTTGCATATGTCTCGAAACATGGAGCCTGTAACTGGACTGCCGTTCCAAAAAAAGCag GACTTCGGAGATGCGGAAAGAGTTGCAGACTTAGATGGACTAATTACCTGAGGCCAGATCTTAAGCATGAGAGCTTCACCCCACAAGAAGAGGAAATGATTATCAGGCTTCATGCTGCTATTGGTAGCAG GTGGTCAATTATAGCCCAACAGCTTCCAGGGAGAACAGATAATGATGTGAAGAATTACTGGAACACAAAGCTGAGAAAGAAACTTACCGAGATGGGAATAGATCCTGTTACTCACAAACCTTTCTCTCAAATACTAGCTGATTATGGAAACATTGGTGGACTTCCCAAATCTGGAACCCGAATCGGGTGTCTCAATAGAGACATGAGCAAGAATGCATTCATGATGCAAAAACCTGAACAGCATGAGTCTCCATTTCAGGTTTTTTCAAACATCAGCAGTCATTTGATGACAATGGTATCACCAAACGTGGAGCCAATTAAAGATACCCTCTTGAACCACTATAATGACCACAGCAACTCAATGGATCTTCTTGCTCAGCTTCAAGCCGTAAGACTGGTGGCAGAAGCCTCCAATAATAATTGTGCTACTAATGCTAATGAATCTATTTCGCCGCCTCAAATCTTCTTTAACGAAGCAGGCTCATTGTCGTCgtcatcttcttcatcttcaacttGTTCCACAGCAGGACAAGAGAAGTCGCCGCTGAATTTTACCTGGGAAGATTTCCttcttgatgatgatgatgcatTTTTGTCTGCTGACATTCCACAAGCACAGGAACAAGAACACGACACGCACAGTATGGTTGAATTTTCATCCAAGGATTTCACCAACCATACACGGAATGTGATGCCGCAGAACCAGAACAACAATGAGACTGCCATTACACAGGTGAATAATGGAGTTCAGAGAATGGATTCTGGAGGTCCAAGCTATGAGTTTGCTGCAGCTTCATCATCATTTGTGGAAGCCATGCTAGACCGAGAAAATGACATGTTGTTGGAGTTTCCTAACCTTTTGGTTTTGGATGAACCACACTTCTATAACTGA